The genomic window tgccactattGAGGGGAATGAGGAATATCTTTGCACATTTGGACATTCACAAAACAGCTGAAATGTCAAAGCCAAGCATATTTTGCAAGGGAATCTTACTGTTCATTTTCTGAATCCAATGCTGAATGCAGAGTATAGATGCTGCGACTGTTCCTTGATGACTTAATGATACACTCAGAAGGTGATTGCTGCGTGGTAGAAGGCGTAGAGCAGCTTGCCGCTTCAGCAGCTCTGGGAAGTCCAATTCCATTGACACCATTGCTGCTGCTTTCCGTGGAGGTCTTTTCTTTTTGAACAATCTTTTTAAATTTTTCCAGGAGTTTACTAATGGCAACTGCCTGCATGATAACAAGCATAACCATCACATATATAGCATATCTGGTCCTACATTTCCTTCAGGAGCATTTCTGCTCTTCTTGCAGGATGTCCCAAAccacaattgccccccccccccccaactgctgcagctcaaaatgctgctcctgggaaaTGGGACCCCCAGAAACAGCATGAAGGGGGACTCGGAAGTCTGCAGTGGGAGGAAACAATCAGCAACAACTGTCCCCCCCTGCTGTTCATGGGAATCTTCTgatggaatcaaacccaagtgTCAGGTTTTTGTACATTAAAACCTCTGTAACTTTAAATAAGAGAACATAGTTTTCATTCTATGcccatacatgcatacatgcatacatacatactcgAGAAAGGTAAGCCTACCAGAAGTTTGATCACTGTAAGGGTGCTGACAGACTTACTAGATAAATTAACGCTGCGTAAGAAGCACACATCACACCAGTCAGGGCAGTTTTTGTTGGGtaagaaatgacatcataaaacaGCAGCTTTTTTTCCTGAAGAGAGAAGAGTCAAGTAAGCATTTTTGTGGTCAAATTAGAGTTCAGTAAATACCCATTTACAGGTCTTTTGAGATTTAAGACAGGGATCGACAGAAATTCCCTTGGAGTAACTAGTAATTCTCCAAGCAATTAAGGGCCTAACTAGACATTCTGGTATTGCAATCCCTGTGCCCAACTTGGGTGTGCTGAAACAGTGGGGAGTTAATTGGAAAAAAGGGGAAATAATTCTCTCCAGCTGGCTTTTGGGGTAGGAAAATGGCTGGGGGACAGGTAAGAGTCTTCCTTTCTTGTTCCATGGCTCTTTTGTATTTAAAAGCTATTACCCATGGATGCTGTGTAGCTTTGGGGGACCCAAGGTGGTTATCGGGAGCCCAGACAACGTCTTTAAAAACCTGAATGTCTCGCTGGGTGCAAAATATCAGTCTCCATCCCTCCTCTAGTGCTGCTGTAACCACTTTCTTATCCTTTCCTTAAAAGGAATTGTAGtagcttctcttcccttcctgttcACCCAAATGGGGGAGGCTCACGCAAATACCTGCACTCTGAATGGTACCaccacctctccccctccttcccacatgcatgtgtatacatgcacacaaacacaaacttGCTTTGGATGGGAATAGAACATGCTATTGACACTCTTCCCCTGCAACAGAAGTGTTTGCCTTTCAATAGGAAAACACAGAGGTAGCTGTGTATTTTTCCTTCACGGGAACAAAGTTACAATTTGAAGTGTTGATTATTTGTTTGGGGGAAACAGCAGAGAAAGGGTTTTGCTATCTGAGTATTGCAGGGCTGCTCTGAAATACTGCAATTTCTGtacaagctgccattttgtgagtgGCTGCACCACCGAGGTACCATTTTGTGACTGTTGGctctcaagaagagttggtttttatactccattttccactacctggagtctcaaagtggcttacaatcgccttcccttcctctccccagaacagacaccctgtgaggtaggtggggctgagagagctctgagagaactgctatgtgagaacagctctaacaggactgtggctagcctgaggtcacccagctggctgcatgtgaaggaatggggaatcaatcccagctctccagattagaagccgtgctcttaaccactacactaagcaggCACATGAAAAACAACTAAGTAGCTCTCAGAAACCAAACCTCTGCTGTATCTGATTTAAGAGAGGCTTATATCTTTCCCACTAAGGCCACTGGGACTTAAAATTGCttaactttggggggaaatcatAGCCCAAAGTActttaggcagcttattccatcaGATCTTTGTCCTCCTAAGCACAGTGCACAGAAATAGTGGGACTGAAAGTTGCACcgtaagtgacatcaccacccacattaacaggtAGGCTTGAGGAAGACTGAAGGGgaaagagacaggaggcagttcaagttgggagtaggtgtgcaggctccataCATACATACCCTGGGTGCAGAAACCATAAGAAAACTCATGCTCAGGAGAGGGCAGGGGGAGcagtggaagtggccagttccttagcttgtggctgagtctattaaggtaggaggggaaaggctgtgggtgtccacagacccctggttgggaatttctGCTCtataggcatttgcttgagattAAGTCCTATTGAACTTGATGGGACTTACTCTCTTGATAAAAATCCATGACATTTGATGCATGTGTACTTGTGAGCGTGGTCAAAACTGTCTATACATCTTAACTGTATTTTATAGATGCTGCTGCTTAAATTACCCATTCTTGTTTTGATCCAGAATCCTGGATCTGAATTGTCAGATGCACGTTGCATTCTTCAGAGGCTATGGTTACTTTCTGTATCTTCCTTGCAAAAAAGTAGTGATTGAATGCAACTCTGTGCTTAGTGGTAAGTTCAGCTGCCAGAAATGGGGGTGGGTACAGCTGGGACAAAGGaagaatggaagcagctggtgagAATGGCACTTGGCCGGAGTTGCTGTCATGTTCCATGAACTGTGTGCCCCATGGAAGGAGTTGGTTTGATTCAATGGTGAGTGTGTGGAACACAAGCATAACAGGTGATAGTGAGAAAATATGATAAACAGCGATTGAATTTGTTGCTCACCTTCGTTTCATACAAAGGCTGCTTGGGAGTATTTTCATTTTTCAAGAGACGTCTTGAAATCATATTTAGCTCTGCAAAGTTTCTAGCAAGTCGCGGCTGTAAAAATTTAGCAACTGACTTGGAAGACCGGGATAGTTTATTTAACCCATTCATGAGGACTGCtccatgagctgaagaaaataccTTGGCCACCACAGACTTAGACTCTTGCGCAACAACCTCTCCTTGCTGAAAGAGAAGCAAACAGAAAGTAAAATGATTGTGAAAGGTCTTAAACAGAGAAAGCCAAGTAAGTATTAAGATTGTTATGTGTAAGTTTTGGAGTCTAGTTAGTTTCCTAGATTTCACATTCAGCATGTGTGTGGGAAGCAGTCATAGTGATTCTTGAGTCCTCATGGTCAGagaaatgtttgaaatatttCCACCAGTGCTGAAATAGCTCTGATCTgaattgcccaggctagcctgatcttttcTAATCTCTGGTTAGTTAGGAGACTGCCAGGGTTatgacacaggaagtggcaaaccacctctgaatgtctcttgccatgaaaaccacaTGGGGTCTGTGACATGATGGCATTTTGCGCAAGCATACATAGACGTGACaagaaaatgaagtaaataataataaaaacacaacacAGTGTACTCCAGATGTCAAATTCAATTAATGGAAACACCTTTAAAAACCTGTCTGTGATCCTGCCAAATTCTAATCTCTTCAGTGAGGTACAGGTTATATCAATAGCATCATTATATTGTGGCATATTTGGATTGTGATAATGACCCGTGTTTGTTAATAATATATGAAATGAAAACTGGGTATTGAATTAAATAATTGTGTTTGCCTGAAATGCGTGTGCTTTTAATGCAGCTGTTGAGTAGgagtgcacattttaaaaaagggggtGTATTTTAGACACTTTTTTTCCTTATTAACCTTATTGACACATGGCAATATGCTGCCTTGTAGTGAATCAgactattcagactggcagtgattctTCAGTgtctcagccagaggtctttcacatcacctgttatcTGACCCATTTAACGGGAGATGCctgagattgaacctggggcccattccgcaccaggatcaatgttgcaaattggtttcggaacgaaaaaacaccattttaaatagtggaatttgttgttatgtatacctgcctttgtagtggaatccagttgcgtttcaattgtttcccacaggtttccagtctcggcaaaaatcactatccaggaaacgatatttgccaagctttgtcccgcccctggacgtcaatcaaatgagcagccaatgggcggccgttatcatgctcccgaaaagctcctttccctttaaggcaggtttaaaaaaaaaacacacgttgcaacgaatctgcgttgatttgttgcaacggagagacccatctagctagcaggtggtgtgtgacctgccgtttcatcattgccacactccccccaagtgaagaaaaaatcctccccccatgcatgggcacgattttcggccaaaaataaagggaaccagcaaacggggctgtgtggtgcttggtgacttaaaacaacgggactgcagctggggaagcctcgctgggtgaatgaaggctcgccggttcgttgctctccactcgctccgagaaaaaaaaaatggtgatcgcttcgccagaagatcagaggagagagccagggggagggactttgctgaaaccgcaacaatggtagtgcacagaacttttccgctagtgttgcagattggttgcaagagtgtagcgctttccagaaggtgaatccactttttaggatttccctggaagcactacaacaaagcgctttttgtggattggtttcagaagtgtggcagattgtctacgatgttctgcataactgcattttagtagcgattacaatttgccacactcctgctacaatgaatctgtgcggaatcgCCCTGGGACTTTCCACATGCCAAgccgatgctctaccactgagccatggctaaTCTCTCACTATTAACTTCCATTCTTGCTTTCATTTTACCTTTCCTTCCCCTTATCCACTCTTCTGCAGCTAACTGTGTTGCCACCACTACTGCCAGTTTGCTCATGTCTATCCAGGCCAGGCATTGGCCTGGAGGCTGAGAGCAAacatagacacccccccccacacacacacacacaggtttccTCTGCCCATCATCAGATCCAAGCAGAACATTATATGGAAACAGCGCATGATATGCCAGGATCAGTTTGACCATGGCTGCTGGGATTTTACCCTGTTACCCTCTACAAACTTCAAGCAACCTGGTTGTAGGCAAGCAGAGTCTCTCTGTCCTCCGTCCCTCTCCTAGTGATGCTTTTTGTTCCAAGGTGCCACGTCTCAGTGCTGTCGGGGAAATTTGTCTGACAGAGGAAGTGAGATTTGATACATGCCAGGACCTACTAGCTTCTGCCTGACTTGTTTGGAGTTGAGTAGGTGGTAGCAGCCCTTTCCCTGgcatggagggggaaaaaaactttcataGTGACTTCTGTTCAGCAACAAATGTTTTGTAGCAGTTGCAACAGGCAATTCAGTGACAATGGTGTGTTGTCTTGTGCCCTAGgagcctgtggcagccattttgattctCATAATCAGGAAACCTCTTTTAATCGTTAATTGACAAATTGCTACAGTATTATAATGCAAGAGCAATTACTTCAATTTAAAACCTGAAAAAGCTTTTAGGTGGTACAGCTGTGTGAAATGGGCAACAAGGGGATGGGAGTGGGGAAAATGGCACAGATGTGGGCAGGACAAGAAAATATCTGGATTGTCTTACCTATGTGGCAGACAGCCTGGCTTTGTTGCACTCTTTACAAAAAGATCACAATAAATAAAGTTTTGGGATGAttgcaggaaaacaaaaaagtGCACAGAAGCACAACTATACTGTGTGGAAGTGGGGCAAAACATCTCACTCCTCATAAGTGTGGGACCAAATAGCTGGTGTGAACATGAACCATTTCAGTTACATTATTCCCACCCCTACTGATGTGAGCAGACAGCACTGAAATATCAAAAGATCTATGTATTTTCAAATACTAATGGATGATAACACACCTCTTCtaataaaaaccaacaaaaatgtTTATTTACTTTGTTCATATGTGAATGCACATCCCTGCAATCAAGCTGCCCTCACTACTTTGTCCCCCAGTCAACTTGTATACCTCTTGATCTGTCAGTAGCTGCTTTGGCAAGCAGTTTAGTAAAGTCAGAGAGTTCCAAAACATGGAAGAGTTGTGTATGATCTAGTTTTAAACTGATGTATCTAGCTACCTCCCCCACATTCAAAATCCAAGACACTAGAGCTACTAGGGCCAAACTGGACACTTCCTTTAATAATTCAAAAGCAGCTTCAGGAAGGAGCAATTAGGAACAGAGGAGCaggggcaggggaggccaaagTGTTTTGTCTCCCCACTGGCTTCTTTTGTGTAACTCCAATTTGTGCAATGGACTCCCAATACCTGACTTTTTTGAAAGGAAAAAGCTGTGGGGCTGGAAGTGatctggaggggggaaagtgtCAGGGGAAACACTTGTTGCGGGCCAATAGCAGCTATGGGGGTGATTTAGACTGGGGAGAAGATCATatgggagaaaaagaaatgaaagtcCCTTCCTCCTAGGCTGCTGATTCAAAAGCACCAATGTGAGCCTAGCTCAGTATGTTGAGGTCAGGTGTGGCTTATTAGTACATATAATGGGCAAGTTTGATcctgttggatctcagaagctaagcggggcca from Paroedura picta isolate Pp20150507F chromosome 7, Ppicta_v3.0, whole genome shotgun sequence includes these protein-coding regions:
- the SPATA9 gene encoding spermatogenesis-associated protein 9, encoding MALRPIGWICGEMVRKFAGQAEIIQRVFLEIIDEIRDEFPNLLRLTSSNQQGEVVAQESKSVVAKVFSSAHGAVLMNGLNKLSRSSKSVAKFLQPRLARNFAELNMISRRLLKNENTPKQPLYETKEKKLLFYDVISYPTKTALTGVMCASYAALIYLAVAISKLLEKFKKIVQKEKTSTESSSNGVNGIGLPRAAEAASCSTPSTTQQSPSECIIKSSRNSRSIYTLHSALDSENEQKEESAEHMENERTGRTLI